The following are encoded in a window of Citrobacter freundii genomic DNA:
- the amiC gene encoding N-acetylmuramoyl-L-alanine amidase AmiC (Like AmiA, dependent on TAT (Twin-Arginine Translocation) system for export.): protein MSGSNSAISRRRLLKGAGAMWLLSVSQVGLAAVSQVVAVRVWPASSYTRVTVESNRLLKYKQFALSNPERVVVDIEGVNLNSVLKGIGTQIRPDDPYIKSARVGQFDPQTVRMVFELKQNVKPQLFALAPVAGFKERLVMDLYPANAQDVQDPLLALLEDYNKGDLDKQVPPAQSGPQPGKAGRDRPIVIMLDPGHGGEDSGAVGKYKTREKDVVLQIARRLRALIEKEGNMKVFMTRNEDIFIPLKVRVAKAQKQRADLFVSIHADAFTSRQPSGSSVFALSTKGATSTAAKFLAQTQNASDLIGGVSKSGDRYVDHTMFDMVQSLTIADSLKFGKAVLNKLGKVNNLHKNQVEQAGFAVLKAPDIPSILVETAFISNVEEERKLKTATFQQEVAESILAGIKAYFADGATLARRG from the coding sequence ATGTCGGGATCCAATTCAGCAATCAGTCGCCGCCGTTTACTGAAAGGTGCGGGTGCTATGTGGCTTTTGAGCGTCAGTCAGGTCGGTTTGGCTGCCGTGAGTCAGGTCGTTGCGGTGCGCGTATGGCCAGCGTCCAGCTATACCCGCGTCACGGTAGAATCCAATCGTCTGCTGAAATACAAACAGTTTGCCCTGAGTAATCCTGAGCGTGTGGTGGTAGATATTGAAGGCGTCAATTTGAACTCGGTGCTTAAGGGTATTGGGACGCAGATCCGCCCGGACGATCCGTACATCAAGTCGGCAAGAGTCGGGCAGTTTGACCCGCAGACCGTGCGTATGGTGTTTGAGCTGAAGCAAAATGTGAAGCCACAGCTTTTTGCGCTGGCACCGGTAGCGGGCTTTAAAGAACGACTGGTGATGGATCTCTATCCGGCCAATGCCCAGGATGTACAGGATCCTCTGCTGGCGTTGCTTGAAGATTACAACAAGGGCGATCTGGATAAGCAGGTGCCGCCTGCGCAAAGTGGTCCACAGCCGGGTAAAGCGGGGCGCGATCGTCCGATTGTCATTATGCTCGATCCCGGTCACGGCGGAGAAGACTCCGGTGCCGTGGGGAAATACAAGACGCGCGAAAAAGACGTGGTGCTACAAATTGCCCGCCGTCTGCGCGCGCTGATTGAGAAAGAAGGCAACATGAAGGTCTTTATGACGCGAAATGAAGATATCTTCATTCCGCTGAAGGTGCGCGTGGCTAAAGCTCAGAAACAGCGTGCCGATCTGTTTGTCTCTATTCACGCCGATGCGTTTACCAGCCGACAGCCCAGCGGTTCGTCGGTGTTCGCACTCTCCACCAAAGGCGCGACCAGTACGGCCGCAAAATTTTTGGCGCAAACCCAGAACGCCTCGGATCTTATTGGTGGCGTCAGCAAGAGTGGTGACCGCTACGTCGACCACACTATGTTTGATATGGTGCAGTCACTGACTATCGCCGACAGCCTGAAGTTTGGTAAAGCGGTACTGAATAAACTCGGTAAGGTGAATAATCTGCATAAGAACCAGGTTGAACAGGCCGGGTTTGCGGTACTGAAGGCCCCTGATATTCCGTCTATCCTCGTGGAAACGGCATTTATCAGTAACGTTGAAGAAGAGCGTAAGCTCAAAACCGCGACGTTCCAGCAGGAAGTGGCGGAGTCGATTCTGGCAGGGATCAAAGCGTATTTTGCCGATGGGGCGACGCTGGCAAGAAGGGGATAA
- the mltA gene encoding murein transglycosylase A: MKGRWAKYLLAGAVVVMLAACSSKPTDRGQQYKDGKLTQPFSLVNQPDAVGAPINAGDFAEQVNQIRSSSPRLYGNQSNVYNAIQEWLRAGGDTRSMRQFGIDAWQMEGADNYGNVQFTGYYTPVIQARHTRQGEFQYPIYRMPPKRGRLPTRAEIYAGALSDNYILAYSNSLMDNFIMDVQGSGYIDFGDGSPLNFFSYAGKNGHAYRSIGKVLIDRGEVKKEDMSMQAIRHWGETHSEAEVRELLEQNPSFVFFKPQSYAPVKGASAVPLIGRASVASDRSIIPAGTTLLAEVPLLDNNGKFTGQYELRLMVALDVGGAIKGQHFDIYQGIGADAGHRAGWYNHYGRVWVLKSSGSAGNVFSG; encoded by the coding sequence ATGAAAGGACGTTGGGCAAAATATCTTCTGGCGGGGGCGGTAGTCGTGATGCTCGCCGCGTGTTCCTCTAAACCCACCGATCGTGGGCAGCAGTATAAAGACGGGAAATTGACCCAGCCTTTCTCACTGGTGAATCAGCCCGATGCGGTTGGCGCACCGATCAATGCCGGTGATTTTGCCGAGCAGGTAAATCAGATCCGCAGTTCCTCACCGCGTTTATATGGCAATCAGAGCAACGTCTACAACGCTATCCAGGAATGGTTACGCGCGGGCGGTGATACGCGCAGTATGCGCCAGTTCGGTATTGATGCCTGGCAAATGGAAGGGGCGGATAACTATGGTAACGTTCAGTTCACCGGCTACTACACGCCGGTCATCCAGGCGCGCCATACGCGTCAGGGGGAATTTCAGTACCCTATCTACCGCATGCCGCCAAAACGCGGACGCTTACCAACGCGTGCTGAAATCTACGCCGGGGCGCTGAGTGACAACTATATTCTGGCCTACAGCAACTCCCTGATGGATAACTTCATTATGGATGTGCAGGGTAGCGGCTATATCGACTTCGGCGATGGCAGCCCGCTTAACTTCTTTAGCTATGCCGGGAAAAACGGTCATGCCTACCGCAGTATTGGTAAAGTACTGATCGACCGTGGCGAAGTGAAGAAAGAAGATATGTCGATGCAGGCGATCCGCCACTGGGGCGAAACGCACAGCGAAGCCGAAGTACGTGAGCTGCTGGAGCAAAACCCGTCGTTCGTTTTCTTTAAACCACAATCTTATGCTCCGGTTAAAGGTGCCAGCGCAGTGCCGCTGATTGGCCGCGCATCGGTTGCTTCCGATCGCAGCATTATTCCAGCCGGTACGACGTTACTGGCAGAAGTCCCGCTGCTGGATAATAACGGCAAATTTACCGGTCAGTATGAACTGCGCTTGATGGTGGCACTGGATGTCGGTGGCGCTATCAAAGGCCAGCACTTTGATATCTACCAGGGTATCGGTGCTGATGCCGGACATCGCGCAGGTTGGTATAATCACTATGGTCGCGTCTGGGTGCTGAAGTCATCCGGCAGCGCGGGTAACGTATTTAGCGGCTAG
- the tcdA gene encoding tRNA cyclic N6-threonylcarbamoyladenosine(37) synthase TcdA, with translation MSVVISDAWRQRFGGTARLYGENALQLFAGAHVCVVGIGGVGSWAAEALARTGIGSITLIDMDDVCVTNTNRQIHALRDTVGQAKAEVMAERIRQINPECRVNVVDDFVTPDNVAEYMNAGFSYVIDAIDSVRPKAALIAYCRRNKIPLVTTGGAGGQIDPTQIQVVDLAKTIQDPLAAKLRERLKSDFGVVKNSKGKLGVDCVFSTEALVYPQADGSVCAMKATAEGPKRMDCASGFGAATMVTATFGFVAVSHALKKMMAKAARQP, from the coding sequence ATGTCAGTGGTAATAAGCGACGCCTGGCGTCAGCGTTTTGGTGGCACCGCGCGTCTGTATGGTGAAAATGCCCTGCAATTGTTTGCCGGGGCGCATGTTTGCGTGGTCGGGATTGGTGGCGTGGGCTCGTGGGCGGCGGAAGCACTGGCGCGTACTGGTATTGGCTCGATTACGCTCATCGATATGGATGATGTGTGCGTCACCAATACTAACCGTCAGATCCATGCCCTGCGAGATACCGTCGGGCAGGCGAAAGCCGAGGTGATGGCCGAGCGGATACGCCAGATTAACCCAGAGTGTCGGGTTAATGTTGTTGACGATTTTGTCACGCCAGATAATGTTGCTGAGTATATGAACGCGGGCTTTTCGTATGTCATTGACGCTATCGACAGCGTGCGCCCGAAAGCGGCGCTGATTGCTTACTGTCGACGCAATAAAATTCCGCTGGTCACCACCGGTGGCGCGGGGGGGCAGATCGACCCCACGCAGATTCAGGTCGTTGATCTGGCAAAAACCATTCAGGATCCGCTGGCGGCGAAGTTACGTGAGCGGCTAAAAAGCGATTTTGGCGTGGTGAAGAACAGTAAAGGCAAGCTGGGTGTGGACTGCGTGTTCTCGACCGAAGCGCTGGTGTACCCGCAGGCTGACGGCTCCGTGTGTGCTATGAAGGCGACGGCGGAAGGGCCGAAACGTATGGATTGTGCATCCGGATTTGGCGCGGCCACCATGGTGACCGCAACCTTTGGCTTTGTTGCCGTGTCTCACGCACTGAAGAAGATGATGGCGAAAGCCGCACGTCAACCCTGA
- the csdE gene encoding cysteine desulfurase sulfur acceptor subunit CsdE, which translates to MTTPLLAGHPFGTTVTEETLRNTFLPLNQWEDKYRQLILLGKQLPALPDALKAQAKEIAGCENRVWLGYTLQDNGTLHFFGDSEGRIVRGLLAVLLTAVEGKTAAELQTHSPMAFFDELGLRAQLSASRSQGLNALIGAVQDAGWQR; encoded by the coding sequence ATGACAACTCCTCTGCTCGCCGGACACCCGTTTGGCACAACCGTAACCGAAGAGACATTACGCAATACCTTTCTCCCACTCAACCAATGGGAAGATAAATACCGTCAGTTGATCCTGCTCGGTAAGCAGCTTCCGGCTCTGCCGGATGCGCTGAAGGCACAGGCCAAAGAAATTGCCGGATGCGAAAACCGCGTCTGGCTGGGGTATACCCTGCAGGATAATGGCACCCTGCATTTTTTTGGCGACAGCGAAGGACGTATCGTGCGCGGTCTGCTGGCGGTTTTACTCACCGCCGTCGAGGGCAAAACCGCCGCCGAGTTACAGACGCATTCGCCAATGGCGTTCTTTGATGAATTGGGTTTACGCGCGCAGCTTAGCGCCTCGCGCAGCCAGGGGTTGAATGCGCTCATTGGGGCAGTTCAGGATGCCGGATGGCAACGCTGA
- the csdA gene encoding cysteine desulfurase CsdA, producing MNAFNPAQFRAQFPALNDAGVYLDSAATALKPQTVIEATHQFYSLSAGNVHRSQFAEAQRLTARYEAAREKVARLINAPDDKTIVWTRGTTEAINMVAQSYARPRLQPGDEIIVSVAEHHANLVPWLMVAQQTGARVVRLPLNAQLLPDVERLPELITPRSRILALGQMSNVTGGCPDLARAITLAHAAGMVVMVDGAQGVVHFPADVQQLDIDFYAFSGHKLYGPTGIGALYGKPELLDAMSPWLGGGKMISEVSFEGFTTQAAPWKLEAGTPNVAGVIGLSAALEWLADIDIVQAESWSRGLATLAEDALAKRPGFRSFRCQDSSLLAFDFAGVHHSDMVTLLAEYGIALRAGQHCAQPLLAELGVSGTLRASFAPYNSQSDVDALVTAVDRALEILVD from the coding sequence ATGAACGCTTTTAACCCCGCGCAGTTTCGCGCACAGTTTCCCGCACTCAATGATGCTGGCGTCTATCTCGACAGTGCCGCCACAGCGCTCAAGCCGCAGACGGTTATTGAAGCTACGCATCAGTTTTATAGCCTGAGCGCCGGGAACGTCCATCGCAGCCAGTTTGCCGAAGCCCAGCGCCTGACCGCTCGCTATGAGGCAGCACGGGAAAAAGTCGCCCGACTGATCAACGCGCCGGATGACAAAACCATCGTCTGGACCCGCGGCACGACGGAGGCCATCAATATGGTGGCGCAAAGCTACGCGCGCCCACGCTTGCAGCCGGGTGATGAGATCATCGTTAGCGTGGCAGAACATCACGCCAACCTCGTCCCCTGGCTGATGGTCGCCCAGCAAACCGGGGCCAGGGTCGTCAGACTGCCGCTCAACGCGCAGTTACTTCCTGACGTTGAGCGTTTGCCCGAGCTCATCACCCCGCGCAGTCGCATACTGGCGCTGGGACAGATGTCTAACGTCACCGGCGGCTGCCCGGATTTAGCGCGCGCGATTACACTTGCCCACGCGGCAGGAATGGTGGTGATGGTAGACGGCGCCCAGGGTGTGGTGCATTTTCCCGCCGACGTTCAGCAGTTAGATATTGATTTCTATGCCTTCTCGGGCCACAAGCTGTATGGCCCAACCGGCATTGGCGCACTGTACGGTAAGCCTGAGCTACTGGACGCCATGTCACCCTGGCTCGGCGGTGGTAAGATGATTAGCGAGGTCAGCTTTGAGGGGTTCACCACTCAGGCAGCACCGTGGAAGCTGGAAGCGGGTACGCCTAACGTGGCCGGAGTCATCGGCCTGAGCGCGGCGCTGGAATGGCTGGCGGATATCGACATTGTTCAGGCCGAGAGCTGGAGCCGTGGCCTGGCGACGCTGGCGGAAGATGCGTTGGCAAAACGGCCTGGATTCCGCTCCTTCCGCTGTCAGGATTCCAGCTTGTTAGCCTTTGACTTCGCCGGGGTGCACCACAGCGATATGGTCACGCTGCTGGCCGAATATGGCATTGCGTTGCGTGCAGGACAGCACTGCGCACAGCCGCTGTTAGCAGAACTTGGCGTTTCAGGCACCCTGCGCGCCTCATTTGCACCTTATAATAGCCAAAGTGATGTGGATGCGTTGGTCACAGCCGTTGACCGCGCGCTGGAAATATTGGTGGATTAA
- a CDS encoding YgdI/YgdR family lipoprotein: MKKTAAIISACMLTFALSACSGSNYVMHTNDGRTIVSDGKPKTDDETGMISYKDANGNKQQINRTDVKEMVELEN, from the coding sequence ATGAAAAAGACTGCCGCCATTATCTCTGCCTGTATGCTGACTTTTGCCCTGAGCGCCTGTTCTGGTTCGAACTATGTTATGCACACCAACGATGGTCGGACAATCGTGTCTGATGGTAAGCCAAAGACCGATGATGAAACGGGAATGATTTCGTACAAGGACGCTAACGGCAACAAACAGCAGATTAACCGTACTGACGTGAAAGAGATGGTAGAACTGGAGAACTAG
- the gcvA gene encoding glycine cleavage system transcriptional regulator GcvA: MSKRLPPLNALRVFDAAARHLSFTRAAEELFVTQAAVSHQIKSLEDFLGLKLFRRRNRSLLLTEEGQSYFLDIKEIFSQLTDATRKLQARSAKGALTVSLLPSFAIQWLVPRLSSFNSAYPGIDVRIQAVDRQEDKLADDVDVAIFYGRGNWPGLRVEKLYAEYLLPVCSPLLLTGDKPLKTPEDLAKHTLLHDASRRDWQAYTRQLGLNHINVQQGPIFSHSAMVLQAAIHGQGVALANNVMSQSEIEAGRLVCPFNDVLVSKNAFYLVCHDSQAELGKIAAFRQWILAKAATEQEKFRFRYEQ; the protein is encoded by the coding sequence ATGTCAAAACGATTACCACCCTTAAATGCGTTACGTGTTTTTGATGCCGCGGCGCGTCATTTGAGCTTTACTCGCGCAGCAGAAGAGCTTTTTGTGACGCAGGCCGCAGTAAGTCACCAAATCAAGTCACTCGAGGATTTCCTAGGGCTGAAGCTGTTCCGTCGACGCAATCGATCTCTTCTGTTGACGGAAGAAGGCCAAAGCTACTTTCTCGACATCAAAGAGATTTTTTCGCAATTAACCGATGCGACGCGTAAACTTCAGGCACGCAGTGCAAAAGGTGCGCTTACCGTCAGTTTATTGCCCAGTTTTGCCATTCAATGGCTGGTGCCCAGACTCTCTAGCTTTAACTCAGCTTATCCGGGAATCGACGTCAGGATCCAGGCGGTTGACCGTCAGGAAGATAAACTGGCTGACGATGTTGACGTGGCGATTTTTTATGGTCGCGGCAACTGGCCTGGCCTGCGCGTAGAAAAATTGTACGCAGAATATCTGTTGCCGGTCTGCTCTCCTTTATTGCTCACCGGCGATAAACCGCTGAAGACGCCAGAGGATCTGGCAAAGCACACGTTATTGCATGATGCTTCTCGCCGCGACTGGCAGGCCTATACGCGCCAGCTTGGGTTGAATCATATTAACGTTCAGCAGGGACCTATCTTCAGCCATAGCGCCATGGTGCTACAGGCTGCCATCCATGGACAGGGTGTTGCGCTGGCCAATAACGTGATGTCGCAATCAGAAATTGAAGCGGGCCGTCTGGTTTGCCCGTTTAATGATGTGTTGGTCAGCAAAAACGCGTTTTATCTGGTTTGTCATGACAGTCAGGCAGAACTGGGTAAAATAGCCGCCTTCCGTCAGTGGATTCTGGCGAAAGCGGCCACTGAACAAGAAAAATTCCGCTTTCGTTACGAACAATAA
- a CDS encoding DUF423 domain-containing protein yields MTSRFMLIFAAISGFIFVALGAFGAHVLSKTLGVVEMGWIQTGLEYQAFHTLAIFGLAVAMQRRISIWFYWSSVFMALGTVLFSGSLYCLALSHLRLWAFVTPVGGFSFLVGWALMLVGAIRLKRKGVSHE; encoded by the coding sequence ATGACCAGCCGTTTTATGCTGATTTTTGCCGCCATAAGTGGCTTTATCTTTGTTGCTCTGGGCGCGTTTGGGGCTCACGTGCTAAGCAAAACGCTTGGCGTTGTTGAAATGGGTTGGATCCAGACCGGTCTTGAGTATCAGGCGTTTCATACGCTGGCTATTTTTGGTCTGGCCGTCGCCATGCAGCGACGTATCAGCATTTGGTTTTACTGGAGTAGCGTGTTCATGGCATTAGGCACCGTGCTGTTTAGCGGTAGCCTGTATTGCCTCGCGCTCTCTCATTTACGCCTGTGGGCGTTTGTTACCCCGGTCGGTGGTTTCAGCTTCCTGGTAGGTTGGGCGCTGATGTTAGTGGGTGCTATTCGATTGAAACGTAAGGGCGTTAGCCATGAATAA
- the rlmM gene encoding 23S rRNA (cytidine(2498)-2'-O)-methyltransferase RlmM: MNKVVLLCRPGFEKECAAEITDKATRREVFGFARVKDNAGYVTFECYQQGDAEKLVKELPFSSLIFARQMFVVGELLQYLPPEDRITPIVGMLQGVVEKGGDLRVEVADTNESKELVKFCRKFTVPLRAALREAGVLAKYETPKRPVVHVFFIAPGCCYTGYSWPDNNSPFYMGIPRLKFPADAPSRSTLKLEEALHVFIPADEWDERLANGMYAVDLGACPGGWTYQLVKRNMWVYSVDNGPMAQSLMDTGQVTWLREDGFKYRPNRSNISWMVCDMVEKPAKVAALMAQWLVNGWCRETIFNLKLPMKKRYEEVSQNLAYIQEQLDEHNINAQIQARQLYHDREEVTVHVRRLWAAVGGRRDER, translated from the coding sequence ATGAATAAGGTTGTATTGTTGTGTCGCCCGGGTTTTGAGAAAGAGTGCGCCGCAGAAATTACGGATAAAGCAACACGCCGAGAAGTGTTCGGCTTTGCCCGCGTGAAAGACAATGCGGGGTACGTGACTTTTGAGTGCTATCAGCAGGGGGATGCAGAAAAGCTCGTAAAAGAGTTGCCGTTTAGCTCGCTGATTTTTGCTCGCCAGATGTTTGTTGTCGGCGAGTTGCTGCAATATTTACCGCCGGAAGACCGCATTACGCCGATTGTTGGCATGTTGCAGGGCGTGGTGGAGAAGGGCGGCGATCTGCGTGTCGAAGTGGCCGACACTAACGAAAGCAAAGAACTGGTGAAGTTTTGCCGTAAATTTACCGTACCGCTACGTGCGGCGCTGCGCGAAGCGGGCGTGCTGGCAAAGTATGAGACACCAAAGCGCCCGGTTGTCCACGTGTTCTTTATTGCGCCGGGCTGTTGTTACACCGGTTATTCTTGGCCAGACAACAACTCGCCGTTTTACATGGGGATCCCACGTCTGAAGTTCCCTGCCGATGCGCCGAGTCGCTCAACGCTGAAGCTGGAAGAAGCGCTGCATGTCTTTATTCCGGCCGATGAGTGGGATGAGCGTCTGGCAAACGGCATGTATGCGGTGGATTTAGGCGCATGTCCTGGCGGCTGGACCTATCAGCTGGTCAAACGCAACATGTGGGTTTACTCCGTGGACAATGGTCCGATGGCGCAAAGCCTGATGGATACCGGACAGGTTACCTGGCTGCGTGAAGACGGATTTAAGTACCGTCCGAATCGTAGCAACATTTCGTGGATGGTTTGCGATATGGTGGAAAAACCGGCGAAAGTTGCCGCGCTGATGGCGCAGTGGCTGGTCAATGGCTGGTGTCGTGAGACGATTTTCAATCTCAAACTGCCGATGAAAAAACGCTACGAAGAAGTGTCGCAAAACCTGGCGTATATTCAGGAGCAGTTGGATGAACACAACATCAATGCACAAATTCAGGCGCGTCAGCTGTACCATGACCGCGAGGAAGTGACCGTGCACGTGCGCCGTCTGTGGGCGGCCGTTGGTGGTCGTCGCGACGAGCGATAA
- the fucR gene encoding L-fucose operon activator: protein MKAARQQAIVDLLIHHQNLTTEVWALQLNVSKETIRRDLSELQTQGKVLRSHGCARVIQRENQNSGDPFHIRRNSHHAHKADAAREALTWIEEGMVIALDASSTCWYLARQLPDINIQVFTNSQPICQELAKRKHIQLICSGGRLERKDGCYVNPSLISQLKSLDIDLFIFSCAGIDSSGTLWDSNSRNAEFKSILLKRASQSLLLFDKSKLDRSGEARIGHLEEVTHIISGEQQADGAVIQAG, encoded by the coding sequence ATGAAAGCGGCGCGCCAGCAGGCGATAGTAGACTTGCTCATTCACCATCAAAACCTGACCACTGAAGTTTGGGCTTTGCAGCTGAACGTCAGTAAAGAGACTATCCGCCGCGATCTCAGCGAACTACAAACCCAGGGCAAAGTCCTGCGCAGCCACGGATGCGCCAGGGTCATTCAGCGGGAAAATCAAAACAGCGGCGACCCGTTTCACATTCGACGTAACAGCCATCATGCGCATAAAGCCGATGCCGCACGGGAAGCGCTGACATGGATAGAAGAAGGCATGGTGATAGCCCTGGACGCCAGTTCGACCTGCTGGTATCTGGCCCGACAGTTGCCGGATATCAACATCCAGGTATTTACCAACAGTCAGCCCATTTGCCAGGAACTGGCCAAACGTAAACATATTCAGCTCATCTGCTCAGGCGGTAGGCTGGAGCGTAAGGACGGTTGCTACGTAAATCCGTCGCTCATTTCTCAGTTGAAATCCCTCGACATCGACCTGTTTATTTTTTCCTGTGCCGGGATCGATAGCAGCGGCACGCTTTGGGATTCCAACAGCCGCAACGCGGAGTTCAAATCTATTCTGCTCAAGCGTGCATCACAGTCATTGCTGCTTTTCGATAAAAGTAAGTTAGATCGTTCTGGCGAGGCCCGGATCGGGCATCTGGAGGAGGTCACGCATATTATTTCGGGTGAACAGCAGGCAGACGGTGCGGTAATCCAGGCCGGATAA
- the fucU gene encoding L-fucose mutarotase — MLKTISPLISPDLLKVLAEMGHGDEIIFSDAHFPAHSMGPQVIRADGLQVDTLLQAIIPLFELDSYAPPLVMMAPVEGDSLDPSVEARYRDALSLPAGGPGITRIDRYAFYERAQNAFAVVITGERAKYGNILLKKGVTP; from the coding sequence ATGCTAAAAACGATTTCCCCTTTAATTTCCCCCGACCTGCTGAAAGTGCTGGCTGAAATGGGTCACGGCGATGAAATTATCTTTTCCGATGCTCATTTTCCCGCGCACAGCATGGGGCCACAGGTGATCCGCGCCGACGGCCTGCAGGTCGACACCCTGCTACAGGCGATTATTCCGTTGTTTGAACTGGACAGTTACGCTCCGCCGCTGGTGATGATGGCGCCCGTTGAAGGGGATTCACTCGACCCAAGCGTCGAAGCACGGTATCGCGATGCGCTCTCCTTGCCAGCGGGCGGTCCGGGTATCACGCGCATTGATCGCTATGCATTCTACGAGCGGGCGCAAAACGCGTTTGCTGTCGTTATCACCGGCGAGCGGGCAAAGTACGGAAATATTCTTTTGAAAAAAGGCGTAACACCGTAA
- the fucK gene encoding L-fuculokinase: MKQDVILVLDCGATNVRAIAVDCQGKIVARASTPNASDIASENSTWHQWSLDAILQRFADCCHRLSSELSTRQIRGITVTTFGVDGALVDENGELLYPVISWKCPRTAAVMANISRLMTPQQLQDISGVGAFSFNTLYKLVWLKENHPQLLERAHAWLFISSLLNHRLTGEYTTDITMAGTSQLLDIHQREFSPDILQAAGIPRRLFPRLVEAGEHIGTLQSTTATLLGLPTGIPVISAGHDTQFALFGAGAQPDEPVLSSGTWEILMVRSAQVNTPLLSQYSGSTCELDSHAGLYNPGMQWLASGVLEWVRKLLWTADTPWQTLIDEANAIPAGADGVKMQCDLLTDANAGWQGVTLNSTRGHLYRAVLEGLTHRLQQNLQTLETIGHFQATELLLVGGGSRNALWNQIKANVLGIPIKVLDDAETTVAGAAMFAWSGIGEFTSPEQARAQVHYQYRYFYPQTEPELTGVE, encoded by the coding sequence ATGAAACAAGACGTTATACTGGTCCTCGACTGTGGCGCAACCAACGTGCGGGCCATTGCCGTTGACTGTCAGGGAAAAATCGTTGCCCGCGCCTCCACACCGAACGCCAGTGATATCGCCTCAGAAAACAGCACCTGGCATCAGTGGTCCCTGGATGCCATTCTGCAACGCTTTGCCGACTGCTGCCACCGCCTGTCATCTGAACTGTCTACCCGCCAAATCCGCGGGATTACCGTCACCACGTTTGGCGTAGACGGCGCGCTAGTTGATGAAAATGGCGAACTGCTTTATCCGGTAATCAGCTGGAAATGCCCACGCACCGCCGCCGTGATGGCCAATATCAGCCGTCTGATGACACCACAGCAGTTGCAGGACATCTCCGGCGTCGGCGCCTTCAGCTTTAACACCCTGTATAAACTGGTGTGGCTCAAAGAAAACCACCCGCAATTACTGGAACGGGCGCACGCCTGGCTATTTATCTCCTCGCTTCTTAACCATCGCTTAACCGGTGAATACACGACGGATATCACCATGGCAGGCACCAGCCAGCTGCTGGATATCCATCAGCGAGAGTTCAGCCCCGACATTTTGCAGGCAGCCGGCATTCCACGCCGACTGTTTCCCCGCCTCGTTGAAGCAGGCGAGCATATTGGGACGTTGCAAAGCACCACGGCAACATTGCTCGGGCTACCGACGGGCATTCCGGTCATTTCCGCCGGGCATGATACACAGTTCGCTCTCTTTGGCGCGGGCGCACAGCCGGATGAACCGGTGCTCTCCTCCGGCACATGGGAAATTTTGATGGTGCGCAGCGCGCAGGTGAATACCCCACTGCTGAGCCAGTATTCCGGCTCCACCTGCGAACTGGACAGCCACGCTGGGCTGTACAATCCCGGTATGCAATGGTTGGCTTCCGGCGTTCTCGAATGGGTACGCAAGCTGCTGTGGACTGCCGATACGCCGTGGCAAACGCTTATCGATGAAGCCAACGCCATTCCGGCTGGGGCTGATGGGGTAAAAATGCAGTGCGATCTGCTCACCGACGCGAACGCGGGTTGGCAGGGCGTCACGCTCAACAGCACGCGGGGACATTTATACCGTGCGGTACTGGAGGGACTCACCCACCGGCTGCAGCAAAATCTACAGACACTGGAGACCATCGGTCACTTCCAGGCGACAGAGCTGCTGCTGGTTGGTGGGGGAAGTCGTAACGCGCTGTGGAATCAGATTAAAGCCAACGTTCTGGGTATCCCGATCAAAGTGCTGGATGACGCCGAAACCACCGTCGCCGGGGCGGCGATGTTTGCCTGGTCAGGCATTGGGGAATTTACCTCACCGGAGCAGGCTCGCGCCCAGGTGCACTACCAGTACCGATATTTCTATCCGCAAACTGAACCCGAACTCACAGGAGTCGAGTGA